The following is a genomic window from Lysinibacillus sp. JNUCC-52.
TTAACAACCATTATTTTTGGCGGTATTGCAGGAAAGGCTGCTTTTATAATAGGGCATTTCCTTGATTGGAGTTCGGGACTATACTTAATCACTGGTGGATTTTCAGTTGTGATATTAGAACTTTGCTTTGTTTTCTATTACATAAGAATAACAGAAAATAGAAGCATACAATCAATTCTTAAAGGTGGATCCGTTAAATGATCGAAATCAAGCACTTAAGTAAATCTTTTGGAAATCGAGAATTATTTAAAGATTTTAGTTTAACTATTCAAGATGGAGAGTTTATTGTATTTTCAGGGCCAAGTGGATGTGGTAAAACAACACTTTTAAATATGATTGGTGCGATTGAACAAATAGATAGTGGCACAATTTTAGTAGACAGTATGGATATTAGTCAGAAAAAAAAACAGTTGAATTATTTTGGGAATAAGGTAGGATTTCTTTTTCAAAACTTTGCATTAATAGAAGATAAAACCGTAAGTTATAATTTGAAAATGATTAAACAAAAAAATCGTTCAAGTATTAGTCTTGAAGAAGCGTTAAACTCTGTAGGGTTATTAAATAAACTAAATGATAAGATTTATACGCTATCTGGTGGCGAGCAGCAAAGAATTGCACTAGCACGGTTAATGATAAAAAAATGCGATATTATTTTGGCAGATGAACCGACAGGCTCATTAGATAAAGCGAATGCAGACGTAGTAATGAGTATATTAAAAAATATGCATGCATTGGGAAAGACGATTATTTTAGTTACACACGATGAAGACATTAAAAAAAGAGGAGAGCGGATTGTTGAAATATGAGAAAAAAGAAAAAAATGATCATCATTTTAGCAACTATTTTTTCTATGTTTATTGTCTACAATCTATTTTGGTATGCCTGGATGAATGTTAAGTATTCTAACTATACGGGAGAATTAAATGAATTTATACCAAATCGTAGTTATGTATTATCGCAAAATGCTTATCTTTATAATGTGAAATTTCCAGATTATTTATCGTTAGTCGGCAATTTAGCTGTTTCTACTGAAGATAATAAATATGCATTAATTATTTGGCCATCATTTATAGGAGACAATAAATATGGTGTTCAAATTACAGATGAAAATAAGCAAACGTACTCTATTATAATTAATAGAGATTTAAGCGTTGTTGATGAGGCTCATAAAAATCTAATTGAACAAAATAAAGAACAAATAGAAACCTTGTTTATAAAGGCGAAAGACATGTGGGGAGAAATATAATTTATGCAAGTTAGCGGATGGCTCTGTACTAGCAGAACCATATTACGTTAGCTCCCATACACGAAGTGACTTCCTAAAGGAGAAAACTCGCATTCATGTTTTCAAGCTGCGAGTTTTTTCTATTTGCTATTTTTGAGCATACTTCGCAAGGGAAAAAATATATATCATTTCTTAAACCCATTTTAAAAAGATAAAGGGGAATCACTATGCAAATAGAAAAGCTCAAAATGATAATAAATGGTGACCTATCTTCATTTATAGTTTATTTGGAAAAATTAATTCAAACTAATAGATTTGATGATGGGGAAGTGTTGGGAATTGCAGTACAAGCTTTAAAGGATGGACCTGAGAGCTTATCAAATAGGCAATGGATTTTATTACTAGAGAATGTTATTTTAAGAGATAAATACATTGATAAATGTGAGCGATGTGCGGAAGATATGCCATGGTTAAATATGTATAATGCGATTTTTATTTATCAAGATTTTCTCTGTGATAATTGTCGTTACATGGTAAATAAAATAAATGTCTAGTATAAGGACTTTACTAGCTTGGAGTCAATGAATAATCCAAGTAGCAATTAAACTAGAAAAAAGAGCACAATATGTGTTCCAATCAATACTACTTGGATAAATCAGATGAAAGCTATTTTTTATACTACTTTTATACCTAACAATGAAGCAAACCCAACTGCTTGTTGTGAGGATACTTCACACCCTTTCAAACTTTCCAATGAAACATTCAACCTTTCAAAACTACATGTACTAATATCAATACCTTTTAAAGATGTTTGAGAAAAATCAACATCGTTAAGGTCACATTGATTAAATACGACCTTATTAAATTTGGATTCAAAATAATTGGCTCCTTGTAGTGTGGAATGATTAAACATGACCTGTTTTAAACGAGTGTCTGTAAAGTCACA
Proteins encoded in this region:
- a CDS encoding ATP-binding cassette domain-containing protein, encoding MIEIKHLSKSFGNRELFKDFSLTIQDGEFIVFSGPSGCGKTTLLNMIGAIEQIDSGTILVDSMDISQKKKQLNYFGNKVGFLFQNFALIEDKTVSYNLKMIKQKNRSSISLEEALNSVGLLNKLNDKIYTLSGGEQQRIALARLMIKKCDIILADEPTGSLDKANADVVMSILKNMHALGKTIILVTHDEDIKKRGERIVEI